GAGGTATCTCCCTACCTTTCGGGCTGTACAAAGGGCTCAAGGATCATCGTTATGAAGGCATGGGATACGGCGTGGGTGTAGGTTACAGCTACCTCTGGAGGCTGAGCAAGCGCAGTGGTATCGAGATCGGACTCGGGGCAGGCTACATCCTCTTCGACTACGAGAAGTACAGGTGCGTCAAGTGCGGTAAGCTCTTGGAGCAGGGCAAGCACCACTATCTCGGTCTGACAGGGCTCTCGCTCTCTTATGTATTCTTATTGTAAAACAAACACACGAAAAAACTCTTGGTCTCAGACAGCCTCAACCCGGATATCGCTTGTCTGAGGGAAGAACGAAATTAACCTAATCATTTTTATTTATTCACCTAAATCATTAAAGTTATGAAAGCTATTAAGTTATTTGCGATTGCAGCCCTTACCTTAGGTATGATGGCTTGTAACAAGAAGGAAGACAGCAATGTCATCCCTAACGAGGGTACACAAGCAACCCTCTCTATCAAGGTAGATGCAGGCTCTCAATTGCGTGCCTTGGGTGCATCTCCTGCTGATGGAGACGTAAAGTCTCTCGAAGTGTATGTCTATGCCGGTGATCTCCTTGAAGGCTACAAGAAGGTCGAGAACACAAGTGAGGCAGTGGACATCAATGTCACCACAGGTGAGCGAAAGCTTGTGGTAGTCGCCAATGCAAACTTGGGTAAGATCAACTCGCTTACAGAATTACAGGAAATAGCACTCCGAGACAAGGTCGTCATGGTCGAACCTTCAGGAGACGATCAGGTCGGAGTAGCGATGACTGCCGAACCCCAGACAATCACGATCAAGGCAGGTAAGAACACTTACGGTTTCGGTGCAGGAGAAGGCTCGATCTCATCAGCTCCGCTCCAGCTCGTCAAGGTGCCTGCGCGTATCTCTCTCGTGGGGGCCAGCACATCATTCGAGGGTGCATTTGCGGGATGGACATTTGAGCCTTCCGAAGTGTTTGTCTTCAACGTGCCAAATAGTTCACGCCTTTTCGGTCCTTCTTTGGAGCTCGTTGAAATGGGACGTTATGCGGGTATGAAGCAGGACTCTTGGACTGGAGACCTTTGGGTGCCTTCACAAGTGGTCAAGGAAGTCTTGAGGGATGAAGTCTCAGACCTCTCTTCTATCACCCCTAATAATTTCATCTACTACCATTCTTTCGAATCTATCGGCAAACCCGTTGTGTTGGTCATCAGAGGTAAACTCAAGGATGACTCCGGCCAGCTTGTCAAGGGCGCGCCATTTGCCGATGATAACGGATATACTCACTACTCTATCCTTGTCAACGCAGAAAGGTCCGGCTATGCATATAACGGTGACGATACAGGGACAGGAAATCTCAAGCGCAATACCGACTATCGCATCTCTGTAGTCATCAAGCGTCCGGGTACATCAGATCCAACAACACCACCTGCTGATGCTGCCACACTCGATGTCAAGGTAGCCGTGACTCCTTGGTTGACTGTCAATCAGAACATAGAATATTGATCCCTGCCTCCGAGGGGAGGGTATGACATATACACAAAAAAACTCTAAATAATACTCTAAAGAAAGTTCTGTATCAATACCCTGAAAAACCTTTAGAAAAACTCTTATCAGGCAGGGAGCAGGCGGTGTAGCCTGCCTGCTCCCTGACCTTTCTACCAAACTCTTAAAAGGCAAAAATATGAATCGTACAAACACATATCGAGTAGAACGCTGGTTCCTATTTATGCTGACTTTAACCCTGTTTTCAGCATGTTGTATCAAGGAGGATCTGTCGGTCTGTCCTCGACCTTTCCAGCTGTCTGTCAAGGCTGTTGATGCTGATGAAAATGACATTACGGCATCAGGAGCTGTAAAAGGAGTCGTCATGTTTGTGTTTGACGAAAAAGGAACGGTCATGGAGGCCTTCGAACTTTCTGCCGAACAGGTAAAGCAGAAAACTCCCGTACAGATCTCCGTCCCTTATCCGGGTCCCAAGACCCTTGGCTGTACAGCGTGGGGCAACTTGGACGCATCTGTCGACTTCGCGTCGATAAAGTCAGTGAAGCAGAAACAGGATCTGTATGTCAAGCTCAAGAGTGCCGACGGCATAGCCGAGTCTCCTTCAGAGCTCTTCTCGGGTTCGCTGGATATCCCCGTGGAGTTCGGCGGGATCGAGCAAGGACAGTCGCATACGGTCATCATCAGACATAAGGTGGCTTCGGTGCGTATCGTCGCACGGAAATTGTCACCCGCAGTGGTACCATCAGTGAAGTTTGTCCTGAGAGAATCTCCGGACACTTACGATGCCGATGGTACACTCACAGGCGGTATGGTCTCTTACAAGCCCTCGTTCAGCTTCGACGCTGAGGGGCAGTGGGTCACACCGATCTTCAATACCTTCCCCGATGCCGGAGGCAAGAGCTATGCCCTCGACTTGTACTGGGACGGTAAGCTCAAAAAAACATTTACTCATGGGACAGACGGCACTCCGCTGGTGCCACAGCTCGGACGACTGCTCAACATCATCATCGATGTGGATGCTCAGGTCGCCGTCAAAGTGGTCGTGACACCTTGGGGAGTAGTGCATCAGGATGTTGAATACTAAAAACGTAAGAGAAATGAAAGTAATGAAAGAAAAGGCTTATATGCTTTTCCTACTGATCGGCATTTTGCTTCTTGCAGGTTGTAAGGAGACACCTTCCGATCCGGCAGGGGAGGAGGCTACTATTTCTCTCGTGCTTGGAGACACTCGGATCCGAGGTGGCGATCTGTTTGTGGGAGATGATGTCATAAGCAAGGTGAGGGTATATGTCTTCTCCGGAAGCCATATCGAAGCGATGCAGGTCTTCAATGCCGGCGAGCTCGCATTTGTGAACCCCTTCCGAGTCAAATGTGTCACAGGAGAGAAGAGCATCTTTGTCGTCGCCAATGAGCCGGCAGCTGTGTCTGACAGGTTGAACGAGGTCAAGACACCGAGCGATTTGGATGCCATTAAGTTAGAAACAGACTCCTTCCTGCCCAAGCCTCTGACGATGGTGGGCAATGGGACGGTCAACATAAACTCTTCGACCGGAGCGATGGTCTCCATCAGTCTCAAGAGGGTCGTGGCGAAGATCACACTCAAGATCCGAAATGCGAGTACAGGTCCTGCCTCTCTTTCTCTCTTGGGGGTCGAACTCCACAGAGGGATGAAGTCCACTCCTCTCATCGAGGGGGCTTCACCTGCACCTCACAACTTCTGGAACAAGCGCAACGATTACAGTGCTCCTCAGGAGGTCACCGCTGAGGGTTTTCAAGTATGGAGCTCGGACGATGCTGTATATCTTTTCGAAAACCTTGGCTCCGTCTCCGATACGACATCGAGAGCGACCAGCCTCGTCATCCACGCCAAGTACAACGATGTCAATACGAAGTACCGTGCCTACATCAATGACGAAAATTCGGAAGGTGCCGATCATCGCTATTCGATCAAGAGAAACTACTGCTATAACCTCATTGCAGATATCAAGAACCTTGGAGAGTCCGATGGCATCACCCTGCGTACCGAGGTGCGCCCCTGGGAGGTCGTCGGCAATGACTTGCTTTTCAAGCGAGTGTATTCGATCACTCCACATCCGACATTTGAGCAGAAGACCTTTGAGGTCGCTACGCCCGGGGATGAAGTCGAGTTCAAGTTCAAGCTCATGAACCCCGTCGAAGCTCTTTGGAGGGTGCAACTCACCAACCCCATCCACTTCGAGGCTCTCACCACCGGAGGGGCTGTGGTCTCCGGAGGCGTGGGGCAGGAGTACACCATCAAGATCAGACCTCGCCAACCACAGTCGGATCAAGCGCACACCACCGAGATATTCATCACCGTTGACGATGCTGAGATCCCACTTCTCAAAAACAACACAGCCATCGGCATCGGTAATCGAATCGTTATTAAGCAACCTATGGTCAGCACACCATAAAAAGATAAGGAGATTCTCTTATGAAAAAGTTATTATATACCACAATAGCCTGCGCCGTGGCATCGTTGATGCTCCTGTCTGTGTCGTCGTGTAAGCGAGAGGATGGTGTGGAGCAGCCTGTCGAGAATTCCCTTGTATTGAGTGTGATCTCTGATGAGGTATCCACCGTACGTGCCGAGGCCGGAGATGATACGCTCAATGAGAACAAGATCGACAAGCTCGACATCTTCATCTACGATGCAGGTATCCTCCGATGGCACATCAAGCCGGCTGACATGACGCTCTCCGGCAACAGTGTCACCGTGCCCATAAAGGCCGATAAGGAGATCCTCTTCCACAACAATACGAGAGCCTATGATGTCTATGTCATCGCCAACAGCGGTATCGACTTCGGTACGATTGCCGAGGGGGGGAACAACCTTCAAGCACTGAAGGATCTCGTC
This is a stretch of genomic DNA from Porphyromonas cangingivalis. It encodes these proteins:
- a CDS encoding fimbrial protein, whose product is MKAIKLFAIAALTLGMMACNKKEDSNVIPNEGTQATLSIKVDAGSQLRALGASPADGDVKSLEVYVYAGDLLEGYKKVENTSEAVDINVTTGERKLVVVANANLGKINSLTELQEIALRDKVVMVEPSGDDQVGVAMTAEPQTITIKAGKNTYGFGAGEGSISSAPLQLVKVPARISLVGASTSFEGAFAGWTFEPSEVFVFNVPNSSRLFGPSLELVEMGRYAGMKQDSWTGDLWVPSQVVKEVLRDEVSDLSSITPNNFIYYHSFESIGKPVVLVIRGKLKDDSGQLVKGAPFADDNGYTHYSILVNAERSGYAYNGDDTGTGNLKRNTDYRISVVIKRPGTSDPTTPPADAATLDVKVAVTPWLTVNQNIEY
- a CDS encoding FimB/Mfa2 family fimbrial subunit, producing the protein MLTLTLFSACCIKEDLSVCPRPFQLSVKAVDADENDITASGAVKGVVMFVFDEKGTVMEAFELSAEQVKQKTPVQISVPYPGPKTLGCTAWGNLDASVDFASIKSVKQKQDLYVKLKSADGIAESPSELFSGSLDIPVEFGGIEQGQSHTVIIRHKVASVRIVARKLSPAVVPSVKFVLRESPDTYDADGTLTGGMVSYKPSFSFDAEGQWVTPIFNTFPDAGGKSYALDLYWDGKLKKTFTHGTDGTPLVPQLGRLLNIIIDVDAQVAVKVVVTPWGVVHQDVEY
- a CDS encoding fimbrial protein, coding for MKVMKEKAYMLFLLIGILLLAGCKETPSDPAGEEATISLVLGDTRIRGGDLFVGDDVISKVRVYVFSGSHIEAMQVFNAGELAFVNPFRVKCVTGEKSIFVVANEPAAVSDRLNEVKTPSDLDAIKLETDSFLPKPLTMVGNGTVNINSSTGAMVSISLKRVVAKITLKIRNASTGPASLSLLGVELHRGMKSTPLIEGASPAPHNFWNKRNDYSAPQEVTAEGFQVWSSDDAVYLFENLGSVSDTTSRATSLVIHAKYNDVNTKYRAYINDENSEGADHRYSIKRNYCYNLIADIKNLGESDGITLRTEVRPWEVVGNDLLFKRVYSITPHPTFEQKTFEVATPGDEVEFKFKLMNPVEALWRVQLTNPIHFEALTTGGAVVSGGVGQEYTIKIRPRQPQSDQAHTTEIFITVDDAEIPLLKNNTAIGIGNRIVIKQPMVSTP